The following coding sequences are from one Neurospora crassa OR74A linkage group I, whole genome shotgun sequence window:
- the csn-7 gene encoding COP9 signalosome complex subunit 7a, protein MEQTKALNALEPFIVLSKSATSPRAAADLVTRVTSAPNTFIFTELLQTPQIQSLEYSHEFSSYLTLLQIFSHGTYADYIANASALPALNDDQKLKLRQLSLLTLVANDGSNVPLDYDAMQRENNQAQPPNQSYASLTRRLELSSARELEELVISAIYAGLIEGQLDPANEMVQINSVAALRDVPARGVNGLLSSLQGWAGRCQATLQELEATMANLRDEADRRATEEQEWNNKMSQLLEDEQKGAVPSSSSSSLPFSWFNNTRGGGGGGDGAGAGGSFRGSGYSRGGGLSQGYRSSQRGSHQQHQNQSRQQQNHHHHHQSNQSGTNSLLTSGGGSYLSFREGPSAVSPSAAAGLMGSSTSFAALGGMETGSGSGSGPLGKRGSSDMDDSEEDIDDDTMDLDDEGDETKRGSKRKLTA, encoded by the exons ATGGAGCAAACCAAAGCTCTCAACGCCCTCGAG CCGTTCATCGTGCTCTCTAAATCTGCCACTTCCCCGCGCGCGGCGGCAGATCTCGTGACCCGCGTGACCTCCGCCCCCAACACCTTCATCTTCACCGAACTTCTTCAGACACCTCAAATTCAGTCCCTGGAATACTCCCACGAGTTCTCCTCCTACCTCACGCTTCTGCAGATTTTCAGCCATGGGACTTACGCGGACTACATTGCCAACGCCTCGGCGCTTCCTGCCCTCAACGACGATCAGAAGCTGAAGCTGCGCCAGCTCTCCCTCCTCACACTGGTAGCCAATGACGGTAGCAACGTCCCTCTCGATTACGACGCGATGCAGCGAGAAAATAATCAGGCACAACCGCCAAACCAAAGCTATGCCTCCCTGACCCGCCGTCTAGAGCTCTCCAGCGCGCGAGAGCTGGAAGAGCTAGTGATCAGCGCCATCTACGCCGGTCTTATCGAAGGGCAGCTAGACCCAGCGAACGAAATGGTACAAATCAACAGCGTGGCCGCTTTGCGGGACGTTCCCGCGCGGGGCGTGAACGGCTTGCTCTCGAGCTTGCAGGGCTGGGCGGGTCGGTGCCAGGCGACGCTACAGGAGCTGGAAGCAACGATGGCCAACTTGCGGGATGAGGCGGACAGGCGGGCGACCGAGGAACAAGAGTGGAACAACAAGATGTCGCAGTTGTTGGAAGATGAACAGAAGGGTGCGGTaccgtcctcttcttcgtcctctttgCCCTTCTCTTGGTTCAACAACACacgcggcggtggtggtggtggtgatggtgccggTGCAGGTGGTAGCTTTCGTGGTAGCGGCTACTCTCGCGGTGGTGGCTTGTCCCAGGGGTACCGGTCATCTCAAAGAGGAagccaccagcagcaccagaaTCAATCACGTCAGCAGCaaaaccaccatcaccatcaccaaagcAATCAGAGCGGAACGAACAGCTTGCTGacgagtggtggtggcagttATCTCAGCTTTAGAGAGGGGCCATCAGCAGTATCGCCCTCAGCAGCGGCGGGGTTGATGGGTTCCTCGACCTCATTTGCGGCGCTGGGGGGTATGGAGACGGGCTCTGGCTCAGGCTCGGGGCCTCTTGGAAAGCGAGGAAGCAGCGATATGGATGACTCGGAAGAGGATATCGATGATGACACGATGGATCTGGATGACGAGGGTGATGAAACCAAGAGAGGCAGCAAGCGGAAGTTGACCGCCTAG